One genomic window of Methanosarcina acetivorans C2A includes the following:
- a CDS encoding DUF1788 domain-containing protein, with translation MKLEEHLELFKEKIKTKDFLVCKGLGNEIPYWIFDYEPEKELLVRDTIEKMVTSFETKYSLKIIEINLYDLCLKILSQKLSDEKIIQFEKKKGSDALLEKIRLILNQEATKKEISEILQGDYDIIFLTGVGNAWPIVRAHSVLNNLHSVTGKKPLVMFYPGKFSGLDLSLFGEFKSKNYYRAFRLMPEAM, from the coding sequence ATGAAACTTGAAGAGCATCTGGAACTCTTTAAAGAAAAAATAAAAACAAAGGATTTTCTGGTATGTAAAGGCTTGGGAAATGAGATCCCATACTGGATATTTGATTATGAGCCCGAAAAAGAGCTTCTAGTCAGAGACACAATTGAAAAGATGGTCACAAGCTTTGAGACCAAATATTCTCTTAAAATAATTGAAATTAACCTGTACGATCTGTGTCTCAAAATACTGAGTCAGAAGCTGAGCGATGAAAAAATAATCCAGTTTGAAAAGAAAAAGGGTTCAGATGCCTTACTTGAAAAAATTAGATTAATTCTTAACCAGGAAGCCACAAAAAAAGAAATCTCCGAGATACTTCAGGGAGACTATGACATTATTTTCCTGACAGGAGTAGGAAATGCCTGGCCAATAGTCAGAGCTCATTCTGTCCTTAATAACCTTCATTCCGTTACAGGCAAAAAGCCTCTTGTGATGTTTTACCCTGGAAAATTCAGCGGGCTTGACCTGAGCTTATTCGGAGAGTTCAAAAGCAAGAACTACTACAGAGCTTTCCGATTAATGCCAGAGGCAATGTAA
- a CDS encoding MBL fold metallo-hydrolase, whose translation MEIKFLGTGVAIPQKGRVQSGVLVRLEEKPLLIDCGSGVLSRFPDAGVSHTEVDTVLLSHLHLDHVADLVPLIKANWLRGKTDMRVYGPKGTDDWFSQVIGAYEYFQDAVDVDIIELSPGKEFTPEGFDCEITCASALHSVPTLGYRISAEAGEIVYSGDTEPCRDIMDLAVEADLLIHECSFPAGIKVTNHTTPDTLAEMFGDYNGEIGSICLTHFYPEMRGHEKEAVYRLRGYVEGEVILAEDLMGLEL comes from the coding sequence ATGGAGATTAAATTTCTTGGCACTGGAGTTGCGATCCCTCAGAAGGGTCGGGTACAGTCCGGAGTACTTGTAAGACTTGAGGAAAAACCTCTTCTTATTGATTGCGGAAGCGGCGTACTGAGTCGTTTTCCCGATGCCGGAGTCTCACATACGGAAGTCGATACCGTACTTCTCTCACACCTTCACCTTGACCACGTAGCTGACCTTGTCCCCCTAATCAAAGCAAACTGGCTTCGAGGAAAAACCGATATGCGAGTATATGGGCCTAAAGGAACCGATGACTGGTTCTCACAGGTGATCGGGGCTTATGAGTATTTTCAGGACGCCGTGGACGTGGATATTATAGAGCTCTCTCCAGGAAAAGAATTTACCCCCGAAGGTTTTGACTGCGAAATAACCTGTGCATCTGCTCTCCACAGCGTCCCGACTCTGGGGTACCGTATAAGCGCAGAAGCGGGAGAGATTGTTTACTCCGGGGATACCGAACCCTGCAGGGATATCATGGACCTCGCAGTTGAAGCAGATCTCCTGATCCACGAATGCTCCTTTCCTGCCGGCATAAAAGTAACAAACCACACAACCCCAGACACCCTTGCTGAAATGTTTGGGGACTATAACGGCGAGATCGGAAGTATCTGCCTAACCCATTTCTACCCCGAAATGAGAGGGCATGAAAAAGAAGCAGTCTACCGCCTCAGGGGTTATGTCGAAGGTGAGGTGATCCTTGCAGAAGACCTTATGGGGCTTGAACTATAA
- a CDS encoding nucleotidyltransferase family protein encodes MKLQDQREVDIYIKKLQEMLPELRKKYPIKYMGVFGSYVRGEQSPSSDLDILVEFNGSITLLGCARLENELSDRLGIKVDLVSKTALKPRIGKHVLSEVVEV; translated from the coding sequence ATGAAACTGCAGGACCAGCGTGAAGTTGATATATATATTAAAAAACTGCAGGAAATGCTTCCGGAACTGAGGAAGAAATACCCTATAAAGTATATGGGAGTTTTTGGTTCTTATGTCCGGGGAGAGCAGAGCCCATCTAGCGACCTTGACATCCTTGTGGAATTCAATGGGTCCATTACATTGCTGGGGTGTGCTAGACTTGAGAATGAATTATCGGATAGGCTTGGGATTAAGGTAGATCTTGTATCAAAAACTGCTCTGAAACCCAGGATAGGAAAACATGTCCTTTCAGAGGTAGTTGAGGTATGA
- a CDS encoding transposase has translation MGKGNIAIDKSMIKTIVDGKIIIPLPKVLVENRYYPMFSIFSPTQCDSCGSKLHVNSHHTRFIISRYGTISLNVTYWLCPTCKKHYHDRVIGVQGSANYSSEYYDTQINVRYDGRCSLHNSRRIGETYTEGVINVCGRAPCPTSLWLYEQKLAKLSKQELLNQGVSFEETLYVDGNWIKNGWKKKLEEFIGTKLTKKEWKKMRYKSVYVVATKEKVILDFEVTERLPTIEALMPLFIRIKNRFPEDKIKKIVSDEDKAIIGAVKMVFPEVTHSFCVFHQLKNVSKRYYEEFSSVEEIPDNDKITYNEISQLILSDTVISAVAHIQKIREFNSDLELSEASHKAISYAEEIFSKNVSFLKKGFTPETDNTMEQIFSLICDIVDKVRSFKTDNGLTNFCYNLFTFFNKRCFSTGKWKGFSPLMRARFQYG, from the coding sequence ATGGGAAAAGGAAACATTGCAATAGATAAATCAATGATAAAAACGATAGTTGACGGCAAAATAATAATTCCTTTGCCAAAAGTTTTGGTTGAAAATCGATACTATCCTATGTTCTCTATATTCTCCCCTACTCAGTGTGATAGTTGTGGAAGTAAATTACATGTTAACTCTCATCACACTCGTTTTATTATATCACGTTACGGCACTATATCTCTCAATGTTACATACTGGCTTTGTCCCACTTGTAAGAAACATTATCATGATCGGGTTATTGGTGTTCAGGGTTCTGCAAATTACAGTTCTGAATATTATGATACACAAATAAATGTCAGATACGATGGACGATGCAGTCTGCACAATTCTCGGCGAATTGGGGAAACATATACAGAAGGAGTAATAAATGTCTGTGGAAGAGCTCCTTGTCCCACTTCATTGTGGTTATATGAACAGAAACTAGCAAAACTTTCAAAGCAAGAACTTTTGAACCAAGGAGTTAGCTTTGAAGAAACATTGTATGTTGATGGGAATTGGATCAAGAATGGATGGAAAAAAAAGCTTGAAGAATTTATTGGAACGAAACTCACAAAGAAAGAATGGAAAAAAATGCGATATAAATCTGTTTACGTTGTTGCTACCAAAGAGAAGGTCATTTTAGATTTTGAAGTAACTGAGAGGTTACCAACAATTGAGGCTCTGATGCCTCTTTTTATACGAATAAAGAACCGATTTCCTGAAGATAAAATCAAAAAGATTGTTTCTGATGAGGATAAAGCGATCATTGGAGCCGTAAAAATGGTCTTTCCTGAAGTGACTCATTCTTTTTGTGTGTTTCATCAATTAAAAAACGTTAGTAAGAGGTATTATGAGGAATTCAGTTCTGTTGAAGAGATTCCAGATAACGATAAGATTACCTACAATGAGATATCTCAATTGATACTTTCTGATACGGTTATCAGTGCTGTTGCGCATATTCAGAAGATACGAGAATTTAACTCTGATCTTGAACTTTCTGAAGCGTCTCATAAAGCGATTTCTTATGCCGAAGAGATTTTCAGCAAGAATGTGAGCTTCTTGAAAAAAGGTTTTACACCTGAGACAGATAATACAATGGAACAAATATTTTCTTTGATATGTGATATAGTAGACAAAGTAAGGTCATTCAAAACCGATAATGGACTAACTAATTTTTGTTACAATCTATTTACTTTTTTCAACAAACGGTGTTTCAGCACTGGAAAATGGAAAGGTTTCTCACCTTTAATGAGAGCAAGATTCCAATATGGATAA
- a CDS encoding HepT-like ribonuclease domain-containing protein, whose translation MGEASKNLPIEVKEKYRDIPWRDMATMRDRLIHGYFGVDLIILWDTIKQDIPPLIPIFRFILTEME comes from the coding sequence ATAGGTGAAGCATCTAAAAACTTACCTATTGAAGTGAAGGAAAAATACCGGGATATCCCATGGAGAGACATGGCCACCATGAGAGATAGACTAATACATGGCTATTTTGGCGTGGACCTGATAATTTTATGGGACACCATAAAACAGGATATACCGCCTCTAATTCCTATTTTCAGATTTATTCTTACGGAAATGGAGTAA
- a CDS encoding glycosyltransferase encodes MDLNQNTGGSLIKIAMLSPIAWSTPPKKYGPWEYMVSLLTEGLVKRGIEVTLFATADSHTAGELHAVCPRPYEEDKDMVRKVYEGLHISEVFERANEFDIIHNHFDYLPLTYSGLVDTPVVTTIHGFSSRKILPVYKKYNNSTFYVSISDAYRCNELDYIATVRHGIDIETFPFNDRPEDYLLFISRIHREKGAKEAIEVAKKAGRKLRMAGFIADPEYFKNEVEPHIDNDQIVYEGHVSQERKKELLSNAYALLHMINYEEAFGLGVVEALACGTPIIAINRGAMPELIMDGETGFLVNNVTEAAEAVEKLNSISRRRCRESVEKRFSVDRMVEDYIRVYETILEKRKREAKRPWGFYEILAQKPGYKVKRITVLPQEQISLQRHAHRNEHWYVVSGEGLVTKNSDYLKVLVGDTVDIPVNEIHRIKNTGIQNLVFIEVAQGDYLGEDDIERLEDKYGRT; translated from the coding sequence ATGGATCTTAACCAAAATACCGGGGGGAGCTTAATCAAAATTGCGATGTTATCTCCGATTGCCTGGAGCACGCCACCTAAAAAGTATGGGCCATGGGAATACATGGTCTCCTTATTAACCGAGGGTCTGGTAAAACGAGGGATTGAGGTTACGCTGTTTGCAACAGCGGACTCGCACACCGCAGGCGAACTTCACGCGGTATGCCCAAGGCCTTACGAAGAAGATAAAGATATGGTAAGAAAGGTATACGAGGGCCTGCATATCTCAGAGGTCTTTGAAAGGGCAAATGAATTTGATATAATCCACAATCACTTTGATTACCTGCCGCTCACCTACAGCGGGCTTGTAGACACGCCGGTTGTAACAACCATACATGGCTTTTCTTCAAGGAAAATTCTGCCGGTCTATAAAAAATATAACAACAGCACTTTTTATGTCTCCATAAGTGATGCCTACAGGTGCAATGAGCTGGATTATATAGCGACAGTCAGGCACGGGATAGACATCGAGACTTTTCCTTTTAATGACAGGCCTGAGGACTATCTTCTTTTTATCTCGCGCATCCACAGGGAAAAAGGTGCAAAAGAAGCGATAGAAGTTGCAAAAAAAGCAGGCAGGAAATTGAGAATGGCCGGTTTTATTGCAGACCCTGAATATTTTAAAAATGAAGTTGAGCCCCACATCGATAATGACCAGATCGTTTACGAAGGGCATGTAAGCCAGGAGCGCAAAAAAGAGCTGCTTTCAAATGCCTATGCTCTCCTGCACATGATCAATTATGAAGAAGCCTTCGGGCTCGGGGTGGTCGAAGCCCTTGCCTGCGGGACACCCATAATTGCAATAAACAGGGGTGCAATGCCTGAACTGATTATGGACGGCGAGACCGGATTCCTTGTAAATAACGTAACCGAAGCTGCAGAGGCTGTCGAAAAGCTTAACTCCATCTCCCGCAGGAGATGCCGGGAAAGCGTGGAAAAACGCTTCTCTGTTGACCGGATGGTAGAGGACTATATCAGGGTTTACGAGACAATTCTAGAAAAACGAAAACGTGAAGCAAAAAGGCCCTGGGGCTTCTACGAGATCCTCGCCCAAAAACCGGGATATAAGGTCAAACGCATTACGGTCCTGCCACAGGAACAAATCTCACTCCAGCGCCATGCTCACAGAAATGAACACTGGTATGTGGTCAGCGGCGAAGGCCTTGTAACTAAAAACAGTGATTATCTCAAGGTTCTTGTAGGAGATACGGTTGACATTCCCGTAAACGAAATACACCGCATAAAAAACACAGGCATTCAGAACCTGGTATTCATCGAGGTAGCACAGGGCGATTACCTTGGAGAGGACGACATAGAAAGGTTAGAAGATAAATACGGAAGAACCTGA
- a CDS encoding glycosidase: MIWKDHGELFVRHKKNPILTVEDWPYQANSVFNPAAAMVESKTLLLVRVEDHRGFSHFTVARSNNGIDGWEIDTEPTLTPDTVNYPEEIYGIEDPRITYIDEMGRWAVAYTAFSDSGPLTSLALTKDFRNFERIGATMPPENKDSALFPVRFNGKWAMLHRPVSSMSGAKANIWISFSPDMRHWGDHQVLLYAREGGWWDARKIGLSPQPIRTYDGWLIMYHGVRPTTSKLSYRLGMALLDLEDPRKVLHRSEGWVFGPRELYERSGDVNDVVFPCGWVLHDDQIRLYYGSADTSVSLASAKLHDVLEYIHECPEEQCPAEFCRSFEGHRHTVFE; the protein is encoded by the coding sequence ATGATCTGGAAGGACCACGGAGAATTGTTTGTAAGGCATAAGAAAAATCCCATACTTACAGTTGAAGACTGGCCGTATCAGGCTAATTCGGTGTTTAACCCTGCAGCTGCCATGGTTGAAAGCAAAACTCTCTTGCTGGTGAGGGTTGAAGACCATAGGGGCTTTTCTCACTTTACGGTAGCCAGGAGTAATAACGGGATAGACGGCTGGGAAATCGACACCGAACCAACCTTAACTCCGGATACTGTTAACTACCCTGAAGAGATCTACGGCATTGAAGACCCGCGTATAACTTATATTGATGAGATGGGTAGATGGGCTGTGGCGTACACCGCTTTTTCGGACTCCGGACCCCTGACATCCCTGGCTCTTACCAAGGATTTCCGTAATTTCGAGCGGATAGGAGCTACCATGCCTCCTGAAAATAAGGATTCTGCTCTCTTTCCGGTACGGTTTAACGGAAAATGGGCAATGTTGCACAGGCCGGTCTCTTCGATGAGCGGGGCAAAGGCAAATATCTGGATTTCTTTTTCCCCGGATATGCGGCACTGGGGAGACCATCAGGTTCTGCTGTATGCCAGAGAAGGAGGGTGGTGGGACGCCCGGAAGATAGGCTTATCTCCCCAGCCAATTCGTACATACGACGGATGGTTAATCATGTACCACGGAGTGCGTCCTACAACGTCAAAATTAAGTTATCGGCTTGGAATGGCTCTCCTTGACCTTGAAGACCCGAGGAAAGTCCTCCACAGGTCCGAAGGATGGGTTTTCGGGCCTAGAGAACTGTATGAACGCAGTGGAGATGTTAATGATGTTGTTTTTCCCTGCGGTTGGGTCCTGCATGATGACCAGATCCGTCTCTATTACGGGAGTGCGGATACATCGGTATCCCTGGCAAGTGCAAAACTTCACGATGTTCTGGAGTATATCCACGAGTGCCCTGAGGAGCAATGTCCAGCAGAGTTCTGCAGGTCTTTTGAAGGGCACAGGCATACCGTTTTCGAATAA
- a CDS encoding glycosyltransferase family 4 protein — MNKQLKVLFIGTYVPKECGIATFTFDLLNSVSGVHDDIHCEVIALNDPSEIYNYPEEVVFQIERNRLEDYYRAADFINQSDADIVCLQHEFGLFWGNAGDYIFALLSGISKPVITTMHTIIKEPEPEYRISTEKLIRYSEKLVVMSQTAVEMLKEVYKVPDEKIEMIFHGLPDYPFNNCNKYKQKLDLKGSPLLLTFGLLSQNKGIESMLEALPELVSQYPDLVYLILGATHPVVKKQHGETYRQYLTNRVSELGLEKNVLFHDKFVEKEELCNYILASDIYVSPYLSREQIVSGALTYAIGMGKAIVSTPYWYAQEMLSENRGLLVDFGYAEGFKNSLLYLIENPEECDKMRRNAYDFGRKMTWKNIGKEYNAVFTKALKQYRPYSGTKNRFNFLPDQLPEIKLDHLKLLTDNVGIIQHTNLGVPARHYGYSTDDVGRGLAALIQLIDSQEKSEELWKLITTYMSFLEHAQTDTGHFHNFMSYKRDFLDEEGSEDTLGRAVYGLGYVISCPYLSKNMRTLAHTLISKAGTQMKNLSYPRAKAYTMCGLYEMLRAGVDADSFESIFNSRRDAVRAVDSLIDRDTFESIFLSHADSLVDLYEANRKEGWEWFEPTVTYSNAKLSESLILAYNYTKDRTYRKAGLDTLDFLTETQWKGDFFDIVGNKGWYSWNGEKPIFDQQPIEAGYLTQAYISAYEAVRVRKYLELARYSFEYFLGRNRLQIPMYDSLTGAVCDGLNCDGMNCNQGAESVICFLLALSSLNKYADEAYSALFQPAVRSEGLTKKKNLLAANRID; from the coding sequence TTGAATAAACAGCTGAAAGTCTTGTTTATAGGAACTTATGTTCCGAAAGAATGTGGGATTGCAACATTTACTTTTGATCTTTTAAATTCAGTATCCGGGGTGCATGACGATATACATTGCGAAGTCATTGCCCTTAATGACCCTTCCGAAATTTACAACTATCCTGAAGAGGTCGTTTTTCAAATAGAAAGAAACAGACTTGAAGATTACTACAGGGCTGCAGATTTTATAAACCAGTCCGATGCGGATATCGTATGCCTTCAACATGAATTCGGGCTTTTCTGGGGAAACGCGGGAGATTACATTTTTGCTCTGCTTTCAGGAATAAGCAAGCCTGTAATTACCACTATGCATACGATAATAAAGGAACCGGAACCGGAATACCGTATATCCACAGAAAAGCTCATAAGATATTCCGAAAAGCTGGTTGTAATGAGCCAGACTGCAGTCGAGATGTTAAAAGAAGTATATAAAGTTCCGGATGAAAAAATCGAGATGATTTTTCACGGCTTACCTGATTATCCATTTAACAACTGCAACAAGTATAAACAGAAACTGGACCTGAAGGGCTCTCCTCTTCTCCTCACCTTTGGTCTGCTGAGTCAGAATAAAGGTATCGAAAGTATGCTCGAAGCTCTCCCGGAGCTAGTAAGCCAGTATCCTGACCTTGTTTACCTCATACTGGGTGCCACTCATCCGGTGGTCAAGAAACAACATGGAGAAACCTACAGACAGTATCTCACGAACAGGGTTTCCGAACTGGGGCTCGAGAAGAACGTACTGTTTCACGATAAATTTGTAGAAAAAGAAGAGCTCTGCAATTATATCCTTGCCAGTGACATCTACGTCTCTCCCTATCTTTCCAGAGAACAGATTGTAAGCGGTGCTCTTACCTACGCGATTGGGATGGGAAAAGCAATAGTATCCACCCCTTACTGGTACGCCCAGGAAATGCTTTCCGAGAACAGGGGTTTACTCGTTGATTTCGGATACGCTGAAGGCTTTAAAAATTCGCTTTTATACTTAATCGAAAACCCAGAAGAGTGTGACAAAATGCGCAGAAATGCCTACGATTTCGGGAGAAAAATGACCTGGAAAAATATAGGAAAAGAATATAACGCGGTTTTTACCAAGGCTTTAAAACAATACAGGCCCTACTCCGGAACTAAAAATCGGTTCAATTTCCTGCCGGACCAGCTGCCCGAAATAAAACTCGACCACCTCAAACTACTGACCGATAACGTGGGGATTATCCAGCATACCAATCTGGGGGTTCCGGCCCGGCATTACGGGTACAGTACCGATGATGTGGGCAGAGGGCTTGCTGCCCTGATCCAGCTTATCGACAGCCAGGAAAAATCCGAAGAGCTCTGGAAATTGATTACTACCTACATGAGCTTTCTCGAACATGCCCAGACTGACACAGGACACTTCCACAACTTCATGAGCTATAAAAGAGACTTTCTGGACGAAGAAGGCAGTGAAGACACTCTCGGGCGTGCAGTCTATGGGCTTGGGTACGTGATAAGCTGCCCTTATCTCTCAAAAAACATGCGTACTCTTGCACACACGCTCATCAGTAAAGCCGGAACACAGATGAAAAATTTGAGCTACCCGCGGGCAAAAGCCTACACAATGTGCGGGCTGTATGAGATGCTCAGGGCAGGCGTGGATGCAGACTCTTTTGAATCCATATTTAACTCTCGCAGGGATGCTGTCAGGGCTGTAGACTCCCTTATAGACAGGGATACTTTTGAATCCATATTTCTCAGCCATGCCGATTCTCTGGTCGACCTGTATGAGGCTAATAGAAAAGAAGGTTGGGAATGGTTTGAACCCACAGTGACCTACAGCAATGCAAAACTGAGTGAATCCCTGATCCTTGCGTATAACTATACCAAAGACCGCACTTACAGAAAAGCCGGGCTTGACACTCTGGACTTCCTTACCGAAACCCAGTGGAAAGGCGACTTTTTTGATATAGTTGGAAATAAGGGCTGGTACTCCTGGAACGGAGAGAAACCGATTTTTGACCAGCAACCAATCGAAGCGGGCTACCTGACTCAGGCTTACATTTCAGCCTACGAGGCTGTCCGGGTGAGAAAATATCTGGAACTTGCAAGGTACTCTTTTGAATATTTCCTGGGCAGAAACCGCCTGCAAATTCCCATGTATGACTCATTAACAGGTGCAGTCTGCGACGGGCTCAACTGTGATGGGATGAACTGCAACCAGGGCGCAGAATCCGTAATCTGCTTCCTCCTGGCTTTAAGCTCCTTAAATAAATACGCAGATGAAGCCTATAGTGCCCTATTTCAGCCCGCAGTAAGGAGCGAGGGCCTGACAAAGAAAAAGAACCTGTTAGCAGCAAATCGAATCGACTGA